Proteins from one Megalops cyprinoides isolate fMegCyp1 chromosome 11, fMegCyp1.pri, whole genome shotgun sequence genomic window:
- the rgcc gene encoding regulator of cell cycle RGCC, whose protein sequence is MKSPKMKSRSKSQFLEEDDDLNAVLCEFDAVIEDFTSPVEKRHFSYEEHLKTMKRRSSASVSDSGISDSESAESLNRNSLSFSDEKLNSPSPVFSPTSPCPTVTSPRAKLGDTKELEDFIADLDKTLASM, encoded by the exons ATGAAATCTCCAAAAATGAAATCTCGGAGCAAAT CACAGTTTCTGGAAGAGGACGACGACCTCAACGCAGTGTTGTGTGAGTTTGACGCGGTAATTGAGGACTTCACGTCTCCCgtggaaaaaagacattttagttACGAGGAACACTTGAAAACAATGAAGAGACGGAGCAGCGCCAGCGTCAGTGACAGCGGCATCAGCGATTCAGAGA gtGCGGAGTCCCTCAACAGAAACAGCCTCAGCTTTAGCGATGAGAAGCTCAACTCCCCTTCGCCTGTCttctctcccacctccccctgTCCCACTGTCACATCCCCCAGAG cTAAACTTGGAGACACAAAGGAACTAGAGGACTTTATTGCTGACCTTGACAAGACATTAGCAA GTATGTGA